The genomic interval AATGGCAGGCAACTACCACAAAGCGACAGAAGAGTATATCCATTTGCTGCTAGAAGTAATCGATAAAGAACCCCAAGAATACGGTTATGAGTTTGGCAATTGGACTGCTCAGAGACTTGCAACTTACTTAGAGGAGGAGACAGGGATAAAATTAAGTGGGAGTCAGGTTAGGAGAATTCTCAGTAAAAAAAATATGTTTATATCTGGTCAAAATACAGCCTTAAAGACAAGCAGGATCCAGAGAAAAGAAAGCTATTCAAAGCCAAGCTAGAGGAGTATTTACGGATTACGAAAGAATCTCCAGAGCGCCTTCAGGTGTGGTTTTGGGATGAGACTGGATTTAGTTTAAGAGTGATTAGAAGACGGAGGTGGACTAAGAAAGGTAGCCGAAATAAGGTTTCGGGACGACGGAGAAAAGGGCGATTTAGTGGGGTGCATCCCAGTCTTGTAAGTCTTAGAGTGAGAGTTGCCCATTGAGATAAGCGCAACGGTGCAGCAACACTTGCGGCACATTGTCCGCTTTCCACTGTGCCCCGGTCAGTTTGATACGTGCGCTGATCTGCTTCACCGTCGATTCAATCGTGCCCGACCCAATTGAAATGCCTTCGGCTTGGTAGTAACTATAGTTGACAATGCGATGACGATGTTTGGTGAGATAGGCGATGAAGTTGTCAACCTGTTCATGCTGCCAACCCGTGAATTGCTCAATTGCGCCATCTACGTTACCCTGCCACAACAAGCTTTCCACAGTGGCTAATCGTTGCAGTGAACCACCGACTTTGTACAGATTTTCGACCAGATGAAACCAATCTAAAATCTCACGTCGTTGGCTGACTTCAGCAATCCCTGCAAACAAGTTCCAAATCCCATCATGACCATCACCGAGACAAGTAACCGGAGTGTTCAGCGGTTGTTCGTTGACCCATTGGACTAATTGCTCATTGTCTTGCAAAAATGCCTCACAGCAATGTCCATGCAGATTCACAGCTTTGTAATCCTGCCATCTACAAATCTCTCCTTTTGGAGTACGAATCCGCACCTTGCCGCCATCAATACTCATTTCCTCCACTGCGGTTTCAATTCGTGGCAACTCGAAGCACTGCCGATGCACTAACCGTTGCTGTGTCCCTCTGGAAACCTTCATTCCCGTTAGAATCGGAATATCTTGAGCAGATCGCTCATAGGACACATTCGCACTCAAAATCAAGCAGCATTTCTCCAAGTAAGGACTTAACTGAGTGCGCTCTTTCACGTTCAAGACTTTCGCTTGGTTTTCGGTGAGGCTGATGCTGCCAAGGATGCTTTTGAGTTGCCGACTTCGTCCGCTGCTAGGACCGCTTGCCCTTGTGATAAAAAATTACCGATTTCTGGACTGACCTGCTCCAGGACATGTCCTCTTACTGCCGCTTCGATGCCTTCAAGGGTGGTTAATTGCTCTGGGGCAGTTTCATCGT from Kovacikia minuta CCNUW1 carries:
- a CDS encoding ISKra4 family transposase (programmed frameshift), whose translation is MDAEKLQQIQAHARAIAALLYDETAPEQLTTLEGIEAAVRGHVLEQVSPEIGKFFITRASGPSSGRSRQLKSILGSISLTENQAKVLNVKERTQLSPYLEKCCLILSANVSYERSAQDIPILTGMKVSRGTQQRLVHRQCFELPRIETAVEEMSIDGGKVRIRTPKGEICRWQDYKAVNLHGHCCEAFLQDNEQLVQWVNEQPLNTPVTCLGDGHDGIWNLFAGIAEVSQRREILDWFHLVENLYKVGGSLQRLATVESLLWQGNVDGAIEQFTGWQHEQVDNFIAYLTKHRHRIVNYSYYQAEGISIGSGTIESTVKQISARIKLTGAQWKADNVPQVLLHRCAYLNGQLSL